The proteins below are encoded in one region of Metabacillus dongyingensis:
- a CDS encoding ZIP family metal transporter, whose product MTEVLIGSTLSALATGFGALPILFLQKTITHRWRDILLAFTAGIMMAASMMSLLPEALNQGGVFQVCAGLFLGVLVLTTLEKKIPHIDLEHSRYGIEFDQKAMLIVAAITLHNLPEGLSVGVSYASDQSETGNLIAFAIGLQNAPEGFLVALFLINQNIGKFKALLIATMTGAVEIVTSLLGFYLTSFVENLVPYGLSFAAGAMLFIIYKELIPESHGDGNERNATYSFILGILFMIVLIEAL is encoded by the coding sequence ATGACTGAGGTTTTAATCGGCAGTACGTTATCAGCTCTAGCAACAGGATTTGGAGCACTTCCCATTCTGTTTCTTCAAAAAACCATTACGCATAGATGGAGAGATATCCTTCTCGCCTTTACAGCAGGCATCATGATGGCGGCATCAATGATGAGTCTTCTGCCTGAGGCACTGAACCAGGGTGGAGTATTTCAGGTTTGTGCGGGACTTTTTCTGGGCGTGCTTGTTTTAACAACACTTGAAAAGAAAATCCCCCACATCGATCTTGAACATTCGAGATACGGAATCGAATTTGACCAAAAGGCAATGCTGATTGTTGCTGCCATCACATTGCATAATCTGCCTGAAGGATTATCAGTTGGTGTAAGCTACGCATCAGATCAAAGTGAAACTGGAAATTTGATCGCTTTCGCCATCGGGCTTCAAAATGCTCCAGAAGGATTTTTGGTTGCCCTGTTCCTTATTAACCAGAATATCGGCAAATTTAAAGCCTTGCTAATCGCGACGATGACAGGTGCTGTTGAAATTGTCACTTCGCTGCTTGGTTTTTATTTAACTTCATTTGTAGAAAACCTTGTACCTTATGGTCTGTCTTTTGCAGCGGGAGCCATGCTGTTCATCATCTATAAAGAATTGATTCCCGAAAGCCACGGGGACGGCAACGAGCGGAATGCGACCTATTCATTTATTCTCGGCATTCTCTTTATGATCGTACTGATTGAAGCCTTATAA
- a CDS encoding aldo/keto reductase family protein produces the protein MQYRRLGRSGLKVSEISLGSWLTFGKTVDERSAADIIHKAYEAGINFFDSANVYERGKAEIVMSRALKSFPRDSYVLTTKAFWPMGDGPNDKGLSRKHIMEQVHASLKRMDLEYVDIFYCHRYDHETPLDETLRAIDDLIRQGKILYAGVSEWTAAQIQEAMSVADRYLLDRIIVNQPQYNMLHRDIEEEIIPMCENAGVSQVVWSPLAQGILTGKYKEGLIPQGSRASGENVNSWMKKILNDMVNRKVELLDQLAKEHDITLAQLALAWTLRQHNVASTLVGSSHPEQIIENAKASDVALGYNALQRIEEILTS, from the coding sequence ATGCAATATCGAAGGCTAGGCAGATCAGGGTTAAAAGTGAGTGAAATCAGTCTTGGAAGCTGGCTTACATTCGGCAAAACAGTTGATGAGCGGTCAGCAGCAGACATAATTCATAAGGCGTATGAAGCGGGAATCAACTTTTTCGACAGCGCGAATGTGTATGAGCGCGGAAAAGCAGAAATTGTCATGTCAAGGGCACTTAAGTCGTTTCCAAGGGATTCATATGTTCTGACGACAAAAGCTTTCTGGCCAATGGGGGACGGGCCGAACGATAAGGGGTTATCAAGAAAGCATATTATGGAACAGGTCCATGCAAGCTTAAAGAGGATGGATCTTGAATATGTCGATATTTTTTACTGTCACAGATATGATCATGAAACACCGCTTGATGAAACATTGCGGGCAATTGATGATCTTATTCGCCAAGGGAAGATCTTATATGCAGGAGTCAGCGAATGGACGGCAGCGCAAATACAGGAAGCCATGAGTGTGGCTGACCGCTACCTGCTTGACCGGATCATTGTGAATCAGCCGCAGTATAATATGTTACACCGTGATATTGAAGAAGAAATTATTCCAATGTGCGAAAATGCCGGCGTTTCACAAGTTGTGTGGTCACCGCTTGCACAGGGGATTTTAACAGGGAAATATAAAGAAGGTTTAATCCCTCAGGGGAGCCGTGCATCCGGTGAAAACGTGAATTCATGGATGAAGAAAATCCTGAATGATATGGTGAACCGAAAAGTGGAGCTTCTGGATCAGCTTGCAAAGGAACACGACATCACACTTGCCCAGCTTGCTCTTGCCTGGACGCTGAGGCAGCATAATGTGGCAAGCACCCTTGTCGGTTCTTCCCACCCGGAGCAGATTATTGAAAACGCGAAGGCTTCAGACGTTGCATTAGGGTATAATGCGCTGCAGCGTATTGAAGAGATCTTAACGAGCTGA
- a CDS encoding aspartyl-phosphate phosphatase Spo0E family protein: MTIEMSKSQLLASIDSKRKEMIDTARAGGYTCEGAVQCSQELDMLLNKYQQILFEEENKTNPPFLQFIESMKKWTARDGLTI; this comes from the coding sequence ATGACAATTGAAATGAGCAAGTCTCAATTATTGGCAAGTATTGATTCTAAACGCAAGGAAATGATCGATACAGCAAGAGCAGGCGGATATACGTGCGAGGGCGCTGTTCAATGCAGTCAGGAATTGGACATGCTGCTAAATAAATATCAGCAAATTCTTTTTGAAGAAGAAAATAAAACGAATCCACCATTTCTGCAATTTATTGAGTCTATGAAGAAATGGACGGCAAGAGATGGCTTAACTATATAA
- a CDS encoding carbon-nitrogen family hydrolase, which translates to MNPKVACLQIDLVFGDPEANIETVKKEIEKIAASEKPDVIVLPELWTTGYDLTRLDEIADPNGSKTIALVSSLAKTYEVNIVAGSVAKKTEAGVTNTMYVFNRQGELNHEYSKLHLFKLMDEHLYLNGGTEKGLFQLDGLQSAGVICYDIRFPEWIRVHTAQGAEILYVVAEWPLPRLHHWRSMLISRAIENQCFVVACNRSGSDPNNEFAGHSMIIDPWGEILAEAGTEQTSLTAVLQMEKVKEIRKQIPIFKDRLPDFYS; encoded by the coding sequence ATGAATCCAAAAGTGGCATGCCTGCAAATAGACCTTGTTTTTGGTGACCCTGAAGCAAATATTGAAACGGTAAAAAAAGAAATAGAAAAAATAGCAGCATCTGAAAAACCTGACGTAATTGTTCTGCCTGAACTGTGGACAACAGGCTATGATCTTACTAGGCTCGACGAGATCGCAGACCCAAACGGCAGCAAAACAATCGCTCTGGTCAGCAGTCTGGCTAAAACATATGAAGTTAATATTGTGGCAGGTTCTGTTGCGAAAAAAACAGAGGCAGGCGTCACGAACACGATGTATGTTTTTAATCGCCAAGGCGAGCTTAACCATGAATACAGCAAGCTGCATCTTTTCAAACTGATGGATGAGCACCTTTATCTAAACGGCGGAACCGAAAAAGGCCTGTTTCAGCTTGACGGTCTGCAAAGTGCCGGAGTGATTTGCTATGACATTCGATTCCCTGAATGGATCCGCGTTCATACAGCACAAGGAGCAGAAATCCTTTACGTTGTGGCAGAATGGCCGCTCCCAAGACTGCATCACTGGAGATCCATGCTGATCAGCCGTGCAATTGAAAATCAATGTTTTGTTGTAGCCTGCAACCGCTCAGGCAGTGATCCGAATAATGAATTCGCCGGTCACTCGATGATAATCGATCCGTGGGGAGAAATTTTAGCTGAAGCCGGGACAGAGCAAACCTCGCTTACGGCAGTCCTTCAGATGGAGAAAGTTAAAGAAATCAGGAAACAAATTCCTATTTTCAAAGACAGACTTCCTGATTTTTACTCTTAA
- a CDS encoding 2-hydroxy-3-keto-5-methylthiopentenyl-1-phosphate phosphatase, whose product MSKPIIICDFDGTITNNDNIIAIMKKFAPPEWNALKDDVLSQRISVRAGVEKMFQLIPSELKFDIIQYLLFTAQLRDGFREFVQYTEEEEIPLYIVSGGIDFFVHPLLNGLVDRDRVYCNAGDFSGQAIEILWPNSCDDQCSNDCGCCKPSLIRKLAAPDQEVIVIGDSVTDLEAAKLADFVFARDFLLGKCQSLDLPHQEFTTFFDVIDRLKKKQEAVS is encoded by the coding sequence ATGAGCAAGCCGATTATCATCTGTGATTTCGACGGAACAATAACAAACAATGACAACATTATTGCCATCATGAAGAAGTTTGCACCGCCAGAATGGAATGCTTTGAAGGATGATGTATTAAGTCAGCGGATTTCTGTCCGGGCAGGAGTAGAGAAGATGTTTCAGCTGATTCCATCAGAGCTGAAATTTGATATTATTCAATACTTGCTTTTTACGGCTCAGCTTCGCGATGGATTCCGTGAATTTGTTCAATATACGGAGGAGGAAGAAATCCCTCTGTATATCGTAAGCGGAGGCATTGATTTTTTTGTTCACCCATTGTTGAATGGCTTGGTTGACAGGGACCGTGTTTACTGCAATGCAGGTGATTTCAGCGGTCAGGCAATTGAAATCTTATGGCCAAACTCATGTGATGATCAGTGCAGCAATGACTGTGGCTGCTGCAAGCCGAGTTTAATCAGGAAGCTTGCTGCTCCTGATCAGGAAGTCATTGTCATTGGTGATTCAGTTACGGATTTAGAGGCTGCAAAACTTGCAGACTTTGTGTTTGCAAGAGATTTTCTTCTGGGAAAATGCCAGTCTTTAGACCTTCCGCATCAGGAATTTACTACGTTCTTTGATGTGATAGATAGACTTAAGAAAAAGCAGGAGGCGGTATCATGA
- a CDS encoding pyridoxal phosphate-dependent aminotransferase, which translates to MKNFNQSQLLNKLPKQFFASLVARVNASIEAGHDVINLGQGNPDQPTPPHIVKALQEAAENPDYHKYSPFRGQKFLKEAIAEFYMREYGVTLNADKEVAILFGGKAGLVEIPQCLLDPDDLVLVPDPGYPDYWSGVELARARMEFMPLVKDNQFLPDYGQLSEEAKKQAKLMFLNYPNNPTGAVASKEFFEETVAFAKENEICVIHDFAYGAIGFDGKKPVSFLEVEGAKETGIEIYTLSKTYNMAGWRIGFAIGNESVIEAINLLQDHMFVSVFSAVQEAAAAALLESQSCVDELVERYESRRHAFITALNEIGWQVEAPPGSFFAWLPVPEGYTSESFAEYLLLHAHVCVAPGVGFGKFGEGYVRAGLLTSEERLREAAARIKSLNLF; encoded by the coding sequence ATGAAAAACTTCAATCAATCACAGTTATTAAATAAGCTTCCAAAGCAGTTTTTTGCAAGTCTCGTAGCAAGAGTGAATGCAAGTATCGAAGCGGGACATGACGTTATTAATCTTGGACAGGGGAATCCTGATCAGCCAACACCGCCCCACATTGTTAAGGCTCTTCAGGAGGCAGCGGAAAATCCGGACTATCACAAATATTCCCCGTTCCGCGGACAGAAATTTCTTAAAGAAGCAATTGCGGAATTTTACATGCGGGAGTATGGTGTAACACTTAATGCTGACAAAGAAGTGGCCATTTTGTTTGGCGGAAAAGCGGGGCTTGTTGAAATTCCGCAATGTTTACTGGACCCGGATGATTTAGTTCTCGTGCCGGATCCCGGATATCCTGACTATTGGTCTGGGGTAGAGCTTGCCCGGGCCAGGATGGAATTTATGCCGCTGGTAAAAGATAATCAGTTTTTGCCGGATTATGGGCAACTTTCTGAAGAAGCGAAGAAACAGGCAAAGCTAATGTTTCTGAATTACCCGAACAATCCGACCGGTGCTGTTGCCTCAAAAGAATTCTTTGAAGAAACAGTCGCGTTTGCAAAAGAAAATGAAATTTGTGTGATTCATGATTTTGCCTATGGCGCCATTGGGTTCGACGGAAAAAAACCTGTCAGCTTTTTGGAAGTTGAAGGAGCGAAAGAAACTGGGATAGAAATCTATACACTCTCGAAGACGTATAATATGGCGGGCTGGAGGATCGGCTTTGCGATTGGCAATGAAAGTGTCATTGAAGCGATTAATCTGCTGCAGGATCACATGTTTGTCAGTGTGTTCAGTGCTGTCCAAGAAGCTGCTGCAGCTGCCCTGCTTGAATCACAGAGCTGTGTGGATGAATTGGTGGAGCGGTATGAAAGCAGACGCCATGCATTCATAACTGCTCTTAACGAAATTGGCTGGCAGGTTGAAGCGCCGCCAGGGTCGTTTTTTGCCTGGCTGCCTGTTCCGGAAGGCTATACGTCAGAATCCTTTGCCGAATATCTCCTCCTTCATGCACATGTCTGTGTGGCGCCGGGTGTCGGTTTTGGGAAATTCGGAGAAGGCTATGTAAGGGCAGGACTTTTAACCTCAGAAGAAAGACTGAGAGAAGCAGCAGCACGGATAAAATCTTTGAATTTATTTTAA
- the cbpA gene encoding cyclic di-AMP binding protein CbpA: MKIRYNFVKKEDVRYCKAESTVKEAYELLKESGYRSIPVLRENGTVFAGLIYKVDLLDHYVEKEGKDEDSIEALIQDQDAFVYEEDSFFKTFLTIRRLPFLAVLNDKEEFSGIITHGNVMDVLEDSFGMKTGGYILTVGTKEHKGAIKDLVSTIKDVNIEGLLTLDNGDTYLRRIIINLSHDVSEKKLNKIIKKLEEKDFRVTSVDDVNLGEKVLTK, encoded by the coding sequence ATGAAGATTCGCTACAATTTCGTGAAAAAAGAGGATGTAAGATACTGTAAGGCGGAAAGCACGGTAAAGGAAGCTTATGAATTGCTGAAGGAGTCAGGGTATCGGAGCATTCCCGTTCTTAGAGAGAATGGCACAGTGTTTGCCGGCTTAATCTATAAAGTTGATCTCCTGGATCATTATGTAGAAAAGGAGGGCAAGGATGAGGATTCGATCGAGGCTCTGATTCAGGATCAGGATGCTTTTGTTTATGAAGAGGATTCATTCTTTAAGACATTCCTTACCATCAGACGTCTTCCATTTTTAGCTGTGCTGAATGATAAAGAGGAATTTTCAGGCATTATTACGCATGGTAATGTCATGGATGTACTTGAGGATTCGTTTGGAATGAAGACAGGCGGTTATATTCTGACAGTCGGCACGAAAGAGCATAAAGGCGCGATTAAAGATCTTGTCTCAACGATTAAGGATGTGAACATCGAAGGACTCCTGACACTCGATAATGGCGATACATATTTAAGAAGAATCATCATCAATCTCTCCCATGACGTTTCTGAGAAAAAGCTGAATAAAATAATTAAGAAGCTGGAAGAAAAAGATTTCCGGGTAACGTCAGTTGATGATGTGAATCTCGGGGAAAAAGTATTAACAAAGTAA
- a CDS encoding methylthioribulose 1-phosphate dehydratase has protein sequence MSLLNQRLRELAAVKRELAERDWFPGTSGNLAIKVKTEPLSFLVTSSGKDKRIETDEDFLLVDQNGAALEETKLKPSAETLLHVEIYNRTNAGCSLHVHTVDNNVISELYGDDGGVTFKGQEIIKAFGLWEEDAEWHIPIIENAAHIPDLAADFGKYVNGNSGAVLIRNHGITVWGKDAFEAKKVLEACEFLFSYHLKVLSLKQAKSLTLRA, from the coding sequence ATGAGTCTTTTAAATCAACGCTTGCGCGAGCTTGCAGCGGTTAAACGCGAGCTTGCTGAGAGGGACTGGTTTCCAGGTACAAGCGGAAACCTCGCGATTAAGGTAAAAACGGAGCCGCTCTCGTTTTTAGTGACTTCAAGCGGTAAGGATAAACGGATTGAAACGGATGAAGATTTCCTATTGGTCGATCAGAATGGAGCTGCCCTTGAAGAAACAAAGCTGAAGCCTTCTGCTGAAACCCTGCTTCATGTTGAAATCTATAATCGTACGAACGCAGGCTGCAGCCTCCACGTCCATACTGTTGACAACAATGTCATCTCTGAGCTCTACGGCGATGACGGCGGCGTTACGTTTAAAGGACAGGAAATCATTAAAGCATTTGGTCTTTGGGAAGAAGATGCAGAGTGGCATATTCCGATTATTGAAAATGCGGCTCATATACCGGATCTCGCAGCTGACTTTGGCAAGTATGTGAACGGAAACTCCGGTGCTGTTTTGATCCGCAATCATGGCATTACCGTTTGGGGCAAAGATGCTTTCGAAGCCAAAAAAGTGCTGGAAGCATGTGAATTTCTATTTTCCTATCATTTAAAAGTCCTATCTTTAAAACAAGCTAAATCGCTCACATTAAGAGCTTAA
- a CDS encoding ATP-binding protein: MLKDPNRLKKASIYFLIVLIPSLLINTCIYFYQKDKVMDLHRSEAAFMINIHKNQIDNLIQDTKARLESMALVLEEEKDEDKIRRVLMQAYDQEPRFSGLYFVHKNGDITAGSRKLMKTVNLQNRAFFRSAIATKQSTVSDAYFGNITGGYIVSICTPIFNEKGEVTNLLVAALKVDYLKNIMNVISPRLHINVVNESNHVLFASGSENELSKLEPVRVYLDQIAWKLEGVPDSEISLKNAKDMIIYMLITFGILNIIFILIQNFLLKRRALIEQSQIDAQKVELVGMLAASTAHEIRNPLTGIKGFIQLLQEKYKDSEDQFYFSVIDKEIQRINEIVSEFLVLGKPTAHHHADHDINAIVLELSPLLGSEANLYNTEMDIRLYKEPLLINCTKDHIKQVLLNLAKNSLEAIDKNEGRLTIEVQKQEDFAVIRVIDTGKGIPEDVISKIFHPFFTMKDTGTGLGLVVCKRIISMYKGTIAIDSVLDKGTKVTIILPLSEKE, from the coding sequence TTGCTGAAAGATCCTAATCGATTAAAAAAAGCATCGATCTATTTTCTGATCGTGCTGATTCCATCCCTTCTAATCAATACATGCATTTATTTTTACCAAAAAGACAAAGTGATGGATCTCCATCGTTCTGAAGCAGCATTCATGATCAACATTCATAAAAATCAGATCGATAATTTAATTCAAGATACAAAAGCAAGGCTGGAATCGATGGCGCTTGTGCTTGAAGAAGAAAAGGACGAGGATAAAATTCGGCGTGTGCTCATGCAGGCGTATGACCAGGAACCGCGTTTTTCAGGACTTTATTTTGTTCATAAGAACGGTGACATTACTGCCGGTTCCAGAAAATTGATGAAAACAGTCAACCTTCAAAACCGGGCTTTTTTCAGAAGTGCCATTGCGACTAAACAATCGACTGTATCAGACGCCTACTTCGGAAATATTACCGGAGGATATATTGTTTCCATTTGCACCCCCATTTTTAATGAGAAAGGCGAAGTAACAAACTTATTAGTAGCAGCTTTAAAAGTAGATTATCTTAAAAATATCATGAACGTCATCAGTCCCAGATTGCATATTAATGTAGTAAATGAAAGCAATCATGTACTTTTTGCATCCGGCAGCGAAAATGAGCTATCAAAATTGGAGCCTGTCCGGGTTTACCTTGATCAGATTGCGTGGAAGCTTGAGGGTGTGCCTGATTCAGAAATAAGTCTTAAAAATGCAAAAGACATGATCATTTACATGCTGATCACATTCGGAATCTTAAATATCATTTTTATTCTCATTCAAAATTTCCTCTTAAAAAGAAGAGCTTTAATTGAACAAAGCCAAATAGATGCTCAAAAAGTAGAGCTTGTCGGAATGCTTGCAGCTAGCACTGCCCACGAAATCAGAAATCCGCTGACAGGTATAAAAGGGTTCATTCAGCTTTTGCAGGAGAAATACAAGGACTCTGAAGATCAATTTTATTTTTCTGTCATCGATAAAGAGATCCAGCGCATTAATGAAATTGTCAGCGAATTTTTAGTGCTCGGGAAACCGACTGCCCATCACCACGCAGACCATGATATTAATGCGATCGTGCTTGAATTATCTCCGCTGCTGGGGTCTGAAGCTAACCTTTATAATACAGAAATGGATATCCGGTTATATAAAGAACCTCTGCTAATTAATTGCACAAAGGATCATATCAAACAGGTGCTGCTGAATTTAGCGAAAAATTCCTTAGAAGCAATCGACAAAAATGAAGGCAGATTAACCATTGAAGTGCAAAAACAGGAAGATTTCGCTGTAATCAGAGTAATCGACACGGGAAAAGGCATACCGGAAGATGTCATTTCAAAAATCTTTCACCCTTTCTTTACCATGAAAGATACCGGCACAGGGCTCGGACTTGTCGTATGCAAGCGCATTATCTCTATGTACAAAGGCACGATCGCCATTGACAGTGTTTTAGATAAAGGGACGAAAGTGACGATTATTCTTCCTTTATCAGAAAAAGAGTGA
- the mtnW gene encoding 2,3-diketo-5-methylthiopentyl-1-phosphate enolase, translating into MSGITATYLIHDEKNLEKKAEGIALGLTVGSWTDLPELTQIQLKQHKGKVISVEEFEADDKVSAFLNKRVKKGIVKIFYPGVNFSHDLPAILATVFGKLSLDGEVKLQDLDFSEDILADFQGPKFGISGIREKLGVYDRPLLMSIFKGVIGRDLAFLKNQLKDQVLGGVDLVKDDEILFENPLTPFDQRITAGKEVLNKVYEETGHKAMYAVHLSGKTYDLKEKAKRAAELGADALLLNVFAYGLDVLQSLAEDKDINIPLMAHPAVSGALASSSLYGISHSLLLGKLLRYSGADFSLFPSPYGSVALEREAALSIGAACKENVLLKETFPVPSAGIHPGLVPILIQDFGLDSVINAGGGVHGHPNGAAAGGKAFRAAIDAALQGISLTEKANENADLRIALDLWGQVEVSK; encoded by the coding sequence ATGAGCGGCATTACAGCAACCTATCTCATCCATGATGAAAAAAACTTAGAAAAAAAAGCAGAAGGGATTGCCCTTGGGTTAACCGTTGGGTCCTGGACGGATCTTCCGGAACTGACTCAGATACAATTGAAGCAGCACAAAGGGAAGGTCATCTCTGTAGAAGAATTTGAGGCTGATGATAAGGTTTCAGCTTTTTTAAACAAACGCGTCAAAAAAGGCATCGTTAAAATTTTTTACCCTGGAGTAAATTTCAGCCATGATTTGCCGGCGATTCTTGCGACTGTGTTTGGAAAACTGTCTCTTGACGGCGAAGTAAAGCTTCAGGACCTGGATTTTTCAGAAGATATTCTTGCTGATTTTCAAGGTCCTAAGTTCGGCATCAGCGGCATCCGTGAAAAACTTGGTGTATATGACAGACCTTTGCTTATGAGTATTTTTAAAGGTGTCATCGGACGTGATCTCGCTTTTTTAAAGAATCAGCTTAAAGATCAGGTGCTCGGCGGGGTTGATTTGGTGAAAGACGATGAAATTCTTTTTGAAAATCCGCTGACACCTTTTGACCAGCGGATTACTGCCGGAAAAGAAGTGTTAAACAAGGTTTATGAGGAGACCGGTCATAAGGCGATGTACGCGGTTCATTTATCAGGCAAAACGTATGATTTAAAAGAAAAAGCAAAGCGTGCGGCAGAGCTTGGAGCAGATGCCCTATTGCTAAATGTTTTTGCCTACGGCCTTGACGTGCTTCAAAGCCTGGCAGAGGACAAAGACATCAACATTCCGCTAATGGCTCATCCAGCTGTCAGCGGTGCATTGGCATCATCCTCACTATATGGAATCTCGCATTCTCTTTTACTCGGAAAATTGCTGAGATACAGCGGAGCCGATTTTTCTCTGTTTCCATCCCCTTATGGAAGTGTTGCGCTTGAGCGGGAAGCGGCCCTTTCCATAGGTGCAGCTTGTAAAGAAAACGTGCTCCTGAAGGAAACATTCCCTGTGCCTTCAGCAGGGATTCATCCAGGACTCGTCCCTATCTTAATCCAGGATTTCGGGTTAGATAGCGTGATTAACGCAGGCGGAGGTGTCCACGGACATCCAAACGGCGCTGCTGCAGGCGGAAAAGCTTTCCGTGCAGCGATCGATGCGGCATTACAAGGCATCTCCTTGACTGAAAAAGCAAATGAAAATGCGGATTTGAGAATCGCGCTGGATCTTTGGGGGCAGGTGGAAGTGAGCAAATGA
- a CDS encoding 1,2-dihydroxy-3-keto-5-methylthiopentene dioxygenase: MATIRLQETNERIADQKAVAAFLESQEVIYEHWDIEKLPEALRENYSLADEQKEEILQVFKDEIADISERRGYKAQDVISLSESTPNLDQLLKNFQQEHHHTDDEVRFIVSGHGIFIIQGKDGSFFDVELNPGDLISVPPNIRHYFTLQEDRKVVAVRIFVTSEGWVPIYEKEEQQA, translated from the coding sequence ATGGCAACGATACGATTACAGGAAACAAATGAAAGAATCGCTGATCAAAAGGCGGTAGCTGCCTTTCTTGAGTCTCAAGAAGTCATTTATGAGCACTGGGATATCGAGAAGCTGCCGGAAGCTTTAAGAGAGAATTACAGTCTTGCTGATGAGCAAAAAGAGGAAATTCTGCAAGTATTCAAGGATGAAATCGCAGACATCTCAGAGCGTCGCGGCTACAAGGCACAGGATGTCATCTCTTTATCTGAGAGCACGCCGAATCTTGATCAACTATTGAAAAATTTTCAGCAGGAGCATCATCACACAGATGACGAAGTACGCTTCATCGTCAGCGGCCACGGCATATTCATCATTCAGGGAAAAGACGGCTCATTTTTTGATGTTGAACTCAACCCCGGCGACTTAATCTCCGTACCGCCAAACATACGCCACTACTTTACTCTTCAGGAGGACCGCAAAGTTGTCGCAGTCCGCATTTTCGTTACATCTGAAGGCTGGGTGCCAATTTACGAAAAAGAAGAGCAGCAGGCATAA